DNA from Aggregatimonas sangjinii:
TCAGGATCTCTGTTTGTTCTAGTCCGTACATAATCCAAACGCTGAGCAGAATTCGCTACGGGCAAATCCCCCACTAGGGTACTATAACCGGTAACTGTAGATACATCGATTTTTAAATCACCTTGCCTACCGGACTTTGTCGTTATCAAAACAACGCCATTGGCCGCTTTCGATCCATATATCGCCGCAGTGGCACCATCTTTCAAAACTTCCAGAGTTTTGATGTCATTAGGGTCTAAGTTATCGATATTTTCCAACTGCTGCCCATCCACCACATATAAAGGGGAAGTACCCGCCCCGAAGGTAGACACACCACGAATACTAATGTCGAAACCGCCGCCCGGGCCGTTGTTGGTGAGAATTTGAACCCCTGCAAGTTTACCTTGCACTGCATCAAAGGCACTTGTCGGTGTCGCTTGTACGATTTCCTCCGATTTTACGGAAGCTAAGGCACCGAGTACTTTTTTCCTACTAACAGGAGCATAACCGATTACCACTACTTCATCTAAGTTTTCGGAATCTTCTTCCAGAGTAACGTTGAGCGTATTTCTATCACCAACCTCCATTTCTTTCGTGGCGAAGCCCAAAGAGGAGAAAACCAAAATTTGTGATCCCCCTTGCATTCTGATAGTATAGTTTCCGTCAAAATCGGAACTCACCCCGTTGGTGGTCCCCTTTTGCACAATATTCACTGCGGGAATCGGTGTTCCATCGGTTGCGGAGACCGTACCCGAGACGGTCGTTTGTGCTACCGCCGAATAAGAAAGCAGTAGCGTCAGGACCATCGCCAAAGATTTTGCAATGCTGGCAAAACCCTCTTTAAAGGGCAAGGACCTTTTCATTCCTAATTGTTCTTTACATGTCATAGATGTTCGTTTTGAATTGGTTTGAAATCCAATCGATTGGATTGAATGTTGAGTTAATAAAATGTTAACTAGAAAATCAAAAATAAAGAATGTCTGTATTTAACCATCCTGTGGTATCCTGCATAAATTTCATTTAACTATATCAAATTAAGAGATTTTTTTATTAAATATCTAGTGAAAATTAAAATTTTAGTATGTAAAATAAGGATAATCACAATTTTTAATTGATTTTTCCTAAACTTTTAGTTCATAGAAAAATACCAGTATAGTTCGAGGTGCGGCTGTGCTCCGAGACAACTTCAAAAATTTTTAAATCAAAAGGAGTTGTTAAAAATATTTGGTTTTATACAATCGATTGTATTAAATTGTAGGGTTTTATGGGAATTTTTAAAGTAGTTTAGTTACCACGATTCTTTATTTAAGGACAATCAGCTAGAGCTTATCAATGAAGAAAATTACTATTCACGAGATCGCCAAAATCCTGAAAATCGATAGCTCCACGGTGTCTAGGGCATTGAACAATAGCAGCAGGGTGAATGAGAAAACCAAAATGCTTGTTTTGGCCAAAGCGAACGAATTAGGTTATAAGCCAAACTTGATTGCGGCAAATCTTAGACGTAGCCGAAGTAATACGATCGGGGTTGTCGTTCCTAGAATTACAAGGCATTTTTTTTCATCTACCATTTCCGGTATTGAGGAGACCGCCTATAATTCCGGATTTAATGTGGTTATCTCCCAATCCTTGGAAAAATTAAGTCGTGAACAAAAGATCGTGAATAACCTTTTTTCGAACCGAGTCGATGGAATTTTAATATCGGTGTCAATGGAAACGATTGATAGCTCGCATTTGAAGATTCTTGAAGATTCCGGTTTGCCCTTGGTGTTTTTCGACAGGCACATGGCCGATATGAAGGATAGCAACCGCGTATTGATCGATGATGTCGCCGGTGCATTCGAAGGGGTTTCACATCTGATTGAGAACAATTGTAGAAAAATTGCGCATTTTTCAGGTCCGCAAACCTTGGAAATTTATAAGAATCGTTTGGCAGGTTACAGAAATGCCCTTGATAAACATCGGATTGTATTTGATCCGGATTTGGTAGTAATGTCTAATTTACTGCAGGAGGATGGCTACCGAATTACACAAGACCTATTAAAAAAGCATCCTGATATCGATGCAATCTTTTCCGCAAACGACCAAGCAGCTATCGGGGCGATAAATTATTTGAAAAGTATCGGGAAGCGGATTCCTGATGAAATCGCAATAGTCGGGTTCAGTAACGAACCGATATCGGAATTAATCGAACCTTCATTGACAAGTATCGATCAGTTCGGGGTCGAAATCGGTAGGATTTCCTGTAATCTTTTGATGGATAAAATCAAAAAGAAGGATTCCGAAACGGCGCACCGGGCGATTTATTTAAAACCATCATTGATGATTAGGAGTTCATCTGATAAGAAATTAATTTAACCCGAAGTTTACATGAAATCGGTTTCGGGTAAAACCGAAAGAATTTTTGGTACTTCCGTGCTTTTCAAAAGTGCAAAGTTGTTCCTTGCTTTGTATTCTTAGGTTCCATTTGGAACTTACTTTTCTTTTACAAGAAAGGCGGAAGCATTGCTCCCGCCTTTTTAGATTTTTCAACACTACTTCCTTATTTTAATCATTCAATGCTGGATTGTTTTGAAGCTCACTATTGGGAAGCTCCCAAGTCAGCTGTGTAGGTAAAGGCTTGTTAGCAGCTGGAATAATCGTTTCCCATCTGCCTGTTCGTACCATATCGAACCAGCGTTTTGCTTCGGCCATAAACTCATAACCTCTTTCTTGAAAAATCAAATCGTCAAATTCGGATTGACTTAAACCTTCTGGGAAGTCTACGGCAGCGTCCGGAGTGCCTTGATCTACACCATAGGCTCTCCTTCTTATTTGGTTTACGGCCTCATAGGCTTCGGCTGTAGGTCCATTAACCTGATTTTCCGCTTCTGCAAAAATAAGGAGTGCATCGGCGTAGCGGTAAAGAAAAAAGTCGTTGCCGGCCGCCGTTTCTTCCACCGCCCCGGGGTCCCTATACTTTCCATAAAGGAATTCCGTTTCCGGAGGAAGCGATTCGAGCTCAACAGTTTCACCGTTTACCACCACCGAACTGTACAAGTTCCAAGATTTCCTTAAATCATTGTCATCCCAATTGGCGATTAAAGGTGAATCGCCATCCGCCGCGGCGAAGGCGAGTCCCCTTGCAGCGATACCGGCCTCATTGGCCAAGGTATTCGGTTGGGCAGGTGCGAAATATGTCGGTATAAAATTTCCTAGACCCACATTTTGGGAAAATTTCAATGAGAAAACATCTTCCGCGTGGGTTGGTGCCGTAGGTGAGAATATTTCGGGATAAGAGTCTAGCAAAGCGTAGCCGTAGGTACTTGCCTCGTCGATCACTTCAATGGCCTTGTCCCTAGCTGCTTGAAAATTGCCTTGAGTGAGATATACATCGGCAAGCATCACCTTTGCCGCGCCGGAGGTCGCTCTTCCTGGATTTGAGGTGGTCAGGTCCAGGCTATTCTCCGCAACCATTAAATCGTTAATGATCTGTGCATAAATATTCTCGACAGATTCAAGCGGTTGACCGGTATTGTCGGAATCATTTACAGGCACCAATCGAAGCGGTACCGAGCCCCATCCTCTTACCAAGGTGTAATACACAACCGCTCTAACAAAAGAGGCTTCTCCAATAGCTCTATTTTTCAAATCTTCGGAAATGATGTCGTTTGTCTCCAGATTTTGAAGAAGTATGTTGGCCCGGCCGACCGCATTGTATAGCGTAGGCCAACCCGCTTGATAGCCACTGGCCCCGCCAAGGAAATCGTATTCGGCCAAACGGCCGCGACCACCGGTATTCCGGGAACTTTCTTCCATTAAGGTCTGCGCTAGCAGAAATTGGGTTTCCCAAATTCTTCCCCTGCTGCGCGTTAGCGGTTCGTACACACCAATGAGCAAGGCATCAAGATTTTCTTCGGTAATTTCCTCTAAGCTAATGACGCTGGGTGGTTCTTCTTTCAGGGTGTCTTCACAGCTAATGGTAAGACACAAGAAAAAAGTGAGGAGCAGTACTTTGTAAAATTTTATTTGATATATCTCTGTTTTCATAAGATGCTTTTTTAATTAGAAACGTACGTTAAGTCCGACGGTAAATGTTTTAGACGCCGGGTAGGCGGCAAGGTCGACCCCTTGTCTCAGGTCATTCCCGCTAAAACTGTTTACCTCAGGGTCGAATCCTGAATAATCGGTAATGGTCAATATATTTTGGGCACTGACATATAAATTTATGTTGTCAAGACCTAAAATAGCGCCATCGAAGTCATAACCAAGCCGGATATTGGCCAGTCTTAAATAACTGGCATCTTCGATAAACCGGTCTGAACGGATTCTGAACAGGTCTGATCTCGGTGTTGGATAAAAGTCCCTCAAATTGGCGACCCTATTCGCATCCGGTATCGGATTCGTTAACCTAAATAATGCCACGTTGTTCACCGTGGCTCCTGAAACGCCTTGCCAATTGGTAAGAAAGGTCAATTTCTTATATTTCAAAGTTGTGTTGAATCCGTAGATGAAATCAGGTAAGGGGGAACCTACAACCTGTCTATCGGCTCCGTTAATGACATCATTACCGTCCAAATCCTCATAGATGGGGGCACCGGTGTCGTCTAATCCTAAAAATTTAACCGCGAAAAAGGAGAAGAGGGATTCCCCCGGTCTCACAATGGCCGTAGAACCGGAAGCATCATTGCCTCCCCCAGAAAAGATATCTTGATCATCCTTGGTTTCCAGAATTTCATTTTTGTTCCGTGAATATTGGGCATCTACAGAAAAATACCAATCCTCGTTCTCAAAGAGGTCGGCCCCGATCTGCAGCTCTACACCCTTGTTTTCCACTTTACCGACATTGTCTACTATTGAGGTAAATCCGGATGACTGAGGCAATGCCACGGTGGCCAGTAAATCATTGGTTGTTTTGATGTAATAGTCGAAAGAGAAGCGATATTTATCGTTGAATATTCCCGCGTCAATACCAAAATTGGTTTGTACGGTAGTCTCCCAAGTTAGGTTGGGGTTGGGTAAATTGGGGGCGAGGCCCACGCTGATTCCCGTTCCAGCCCCTTGTCCTGTCAATATTATCGACCCCAGACTAAGGGATTGGTAGGGCTGTATCGCCTGATTCCCGACCGATCCGGTACTTGCCCTTAATTTAAGGTTGTTGAAAATACCGTCTTTCATAAAATCTTCTTCGGAAATCCGCCATGCGCCACCGATTGCCGCAAAGTTCGCCCATTGGTTGTTTTCCGAAAATACGGACGAGCCGTCCCGTCTTGCGTTCAACGATATCAAATATTTCTTATCGTAATCTAACTGCACCCTTCCGAAAAACGACACCAAACTCTGATCGACGGTAAGAGTTTGTGGTACCGCTAAGGTTCCAGCGGCCTGTATGGCGTTATTTTGTAAAGCATCCGAAGGAAAACCGGTACCTGCCAAGAAAATCGAATTCCTTTCTTCAAATTGTCCGGAGGCGCCCAAGAGCACATCCACGCCTACTTTACCAAAGGTGTTCTTGTAGTTCAGATAATCTTCGATCAACGTATTCAAGTTTTGACTCGTTTCAAGCTGAGCGACTTGGCTTCCAAGCTGTGAAAGAGCCCTTGGGGAATAGAAATCCGACTTTCGGTCTACATAATCCACAGAACCCCGAGTCACATTGGTCAGATT
Protein-coding regions in this window:
- a CDS encoding LacI family DNA-binding transcriptional regulator, with translation MKKITIHEIAKILKIDSSTVSRALNNSSRVNEKTKMLVLAKANELGYKPNLIAANLRRSRSNTIGVVVPRITRHFFSSTISGIEETAYNSGFNVVISQSLEKLSREQKIVNNLFSNRVDGILISVSMETIDSSHLKILEDSGLPLVFFDRHMADMKDSNRVLIDDVAGAFEGVSHLIENNCRKIAHFSGPQTLEIYKNRLAGYRNALDKHRIVFDPDLVVMSNLLQEDGYRITQDLLKKHPDIDAIFSANDQAAIGAINYLKSIGKRIPDEIAIVGFSNEPISELIEPSLTSIDQFGVEIGRISCNLLMDKIKKKDSETAHRAIYLKPSLMIRSSSDKKLI
- a CDS encoding RagB/SusD family nutrient uptake outer membrane protein, whose protein sequence is MKTEIYQIKFYKVLLLTFFLCLTISCEDTLKEEPPSVISLEEITEENLDALLIGVYEPLTRSRGRIWETQFLLAQTLMEESSRNTGGRGRLAEYDFLGGASGYQAGWPTLYNAVGRANILLQNLETNDIISEDLKNRAIGEASFVRAVVYYTLVRGWGSVPLRLVPVNDSDNTGQPLESVENIYAQIINDLMVAENSLDLTTSNPGRATSGAAKVMLADVYLTQGNFQAARDKAIEVIDEASTYGYALLDSYPEIFSPTAPTHAEDVFSLKFSQNVGLGNFIPTYFAPAQPNTLANEAGIAARGLAFAAADGDSPLIANWDDNDLRKSWNLYSSVVVNGETVELESLPPETEFLYGKYRDPGAVEETAAGNDFFLYRYADALLIFAEAENQVNGPTAEAYEAVNQIRRRAYGVDQGTPDAAVDFPEGLSQSEFDDLIFQERGYEFMAEAKRWFDMVRTGRWETIIPAANKPLPTQLTWELPNSELQNNPALND
- a CDS encoding SusC/RagA family TonB-linked outer membrane protein translates to MLKNKILKRLNSLMFSAFVLAGALAYGQEKTISGTVVSSDDGMVIPGVNIVEKGTANGASTDFDGNYSINVSEGAVLIFSYIGFRTQEITVSSSNTINVTLEQDVSALDEVVVTGYGGVQRNEFVGATSVVKAAEIVQQPITTVEQGIRGRLAGVQVVQSSGAPGAGVSIRVRGLTSFAGGNEPLYVIDGIPLFNDDVRGLNGISSLNPNDIASIEVLKDASSTAIYGSRAANGVVQITTKGGTASDGIKVNYNAFASFQDVRKRFNLMTGDQFIAFATEYYNNSTELSEEERTTSLANLNAVGNVNTDWQDEVYRTGFHHSHNVSFTGGDNDNNYYVSANYMNQEGVIETTDFERIALRLNLQNKLSEKFRLNSRVSLSQSVNNGFLASDGTNTRNFGKSGIGSTLIAAPTVPVFDADGNFNSVAPYIFSDTDQENPAALLEALDRNRVNRAQAVLSLSYNITDNLTNVTRGSVDYVDRKSDFYSPRALSQLGSQVAQLETSQNLNTLIEDYLNYKNTFGKVGVDVLLGASGQFEERNSIFLAGTGFPSDALQNNAIQAAGTLAVPQTLTVDQSLVSFFGRVQLDYDKKYLISLNARRDGSSVFSENNQWANFAAIGGAWRISEEDFMKDGIFNNLKLRASTGSVGNQAIQPYQSLSLGSIILTGQGAGTGISVGLAPNLPNPNLTWETTVQTNFGIDAGIFNDKYRFSFDYYIKTTNDLLATVALPQSSGFTSIVDNVGKVENKGVELQIGADLFENEDWYFSVDAQYSRNKNEILETKDDQDIFSGGGNDASGSTAIVRPGESLFSFFAVKFLGLDDTGAPIYEDLDGNDVINGADRQVVGSPLPDFIYGFNTTLKYKKLTFLTNWQGVSGATVNNVALFRLTNPIPDANRVANLRDFYPTPRSDLFRIRSDRFIEDASYLRLANIRLGYDFDGAILGLDNINLYVSAQNILTITDYSGFDPEVNSFSGNDLRQGVDLAAYPASKTFTVGLNVRF